From Acinonyx jubatus isolate Ajub_Pintada_27869175 chromosome E2, VMU_Ajub_asm_v1.0, whole genome shotgun sequence:
GATGGAGTCCCCCACAAGAGGAATCTGAATGAACACACCTTGCTAAGTTTTCCTCGTTTGCCACGCTGACTTTATACCCTTTCATCCTATCACATTTTTTCCATGACGCCACTCTTCATCAAACCTGGCACAAAAACAGCGTTAACTACTTCTTCAggccttcatttccttatgaaggctccTGTGTcatgtaaaatgtatattaaataaatgcGTAcgcctttctcttgttaatccgTCTTTTGTTACAGAGACCTAGCCAAGACCTAGAAGGGTAAAATGAAAAGGTATTTCTCCTCCCCTACagtatatttaaggaaaaaataaaaacacgaaTGGTGTCACCACCcccctccaggtgcccctcccctaccacAGGATGGTCTCTCCCTCTAAGGAGATGTGCTGATTTGACATTAATCATTCTCCGGCTTTCCTTTTCTCAGTGGTCCTGAAGCTACagtgcatcagaatcatctagaGGGCTTGATAAAACACAGATCGCTGTGCCCTCCCCCCATTTTCTGATCTAACAGATATGGGGTGGGCCCAAGGTTTGCGTTTCTCAAAAGttcccaggtaatgctgatgctgcCGATCCCAGGTCTACACCTAAAGAACTGCTTTAGCTCAAAAACGCTCTCAACTTGTGTGTCATGATGACTCTTGGCCTCCCCTAAAACCCAGCCACTCAGTACAAGCGTCTTAAggacctcccctcctccctcctctacTCATTCCTATCACCCGAATTCCGAGCATTCAGTCTTTGCTAAATATTTCAAAGGATTGTGGCATTTGAGcagcctccatttttttttcttttctgttgatgATCCCATTTATAAGTTGCATCTcatttatgtgtgtgtctatTATTGTTCATTAGCCAACAGGAAGGATAGAAGCAACATTCACATGTCTTACTTGTCTTGTCTGGAAGCTCTTTGTAAACAGGAACCAAGTGATGGGGTTCAGAACGTGCCACCCCCTGAAATAACACTGCTGTTTAAGCTGAAGGCGATTGAGAAACAGCAGATGCAGGAAGGACTCTCTTGCCCTTTCTACCTCAAAGCAGGTCATAAAATTGTCCTTGAGAAAGGTGCCCTGCCCgtaccaggaagagaagaacGTTCTTATCAGCAGAGACCTGGAGTCAACTCCAGTCTGTATAAACAAAGCTACTAAAATAACCCTTACCTTCCATTCGTTTCCCCCATTTATTTCCTAATCACTATCCCACAGCATATTACCCGTAGTCCAAGCCCCTTTGGTCACATCCCCACAACTTGTCATTCTTCGTGCAAAAAGGTATATGAGTTTTTGGGCCTAATGGCTCCTTTgagtcttcattttccttccgAAGCCTCCTGTATATGtgtaaaaatatatcaaataactttgtatgcttttctcccgTTAATCTGTCTTCCGTCAGTTTAGTTCTTAGGCCAGCCAGAGAATTGCggagggaaaaaggaagtttTAGCTTCCCCCCATATTTAATTTCCCTTTGTAGTCCACTTCCACAAGTAAGCTACAGGCCACAGTTTGCAAGCTCAGTAGCTTGTATAGGCCAAAAGGCAATGTAAGTCAGTGAAACTCGCAAAGTGGAATTTTACTGACCTGGAGACCATGTCCTGTAAAGAGGGCAGCTGTTAAACCTTGACTAAAGCCCATCACAAGTCCATTGctctctgattttctgttttcaagagaAACCAGAATTAATCCCAACTAATTCAACATTTTAAGGACACAGAGCAGACAGAGATTCCAGGCAGAATACGTATGCAGAACTGAAATGGAAGCCATTCCGTGTTTCAAGACCTTTGCAGTCAGTGGTTGGATGGATGATTGGGGAGTGAGTAAATAATGATTCTGGGTCATTGCGGCAGCTCTTTACGGGAATGGAAGGAAGACGTCActgttgagtacctactgtatgcCCAGCCCTGTGCAAGGGGCTTTACACACCTTATCTCTTTTGACTTTCATAACAACGCCACAGGGTAGTTATTATCATCCTTGTTTATGTCCACACTCGTTCCACAGATAAAGAAGTGGAGATTTAGAAAGGCACAGGGTCACATCactagttttctttatttataggtTATAACCTACCTacctaattcttaaaaaaaaaaaaaaaaaaaaaaaaggatcttagATGAGCTCGTATGATTTCCGCTGTGTCCTGAGCCTTGGCTTCCAGATGTCTCTGTTATACCAAGTTGCCACCACCAAAGGAATCAGGTTCTCAGAAGGCAGTTGGGGGAGGGCACCAGTGGTTCCGGAAGCAGATTTGATTCCTTGCTAAGATTCTGGGGATCTTAGCAAGCGACTGGCAGCCTCATGCTCCTCAAGTATGTCAGCCAGTCCTGAGGAGCTAGGACACACGGTGTCTCTTGCCATCCTGATAagcccttcccacctcctccttcATCACTGCCCACTACCCTCTCAGAATTCAAGACTTCTGCCTCCCAGTCTTGGAGTCTACTTCACCCTGATTCCCTCCTAGAGCCCAGTGGGATAAGGACAGATGCACATACAGGAGCTGTCAGgttggaaaacattttattggTGTCGCTGAGCCTGGAGAGAGTGATTACAAGATGGTGATCAGATCCCACACTTAGCCCCTCCTCCAGTGGGTGTCAGCAGTGCTGGGTCTTGAGGGGAACAGTCACTGGGCGTCGGGAGTTGCACTCCTCAAACCCTTCAGCTGGAGGGGGAGAGGGTATGTTCAGAGTGGGGACCCTCGGGTGCGGGGAGCTGGAGTCCCCCTGAAGCCCAGgacggggcagggcgggggggcaGCGATGGAAGGGAATCTCCACCCTGATCTCAGGTCTTATTCTCTAAAGACAGTAGCTGAGATTTCCCTCAGCTTTAGTGACAGAAATGTTTATCTCGTTACCTGTCCGCCCTTCCTCCCAGATCATCTGCTGCTTCCCTCACCACTGACTTCTATCCTCCTACAGCCCACCACCTCTTACCTTTGGAAAGGCATCCCAGTTGAGGAAAGGAAGTTTCCTTTTGATAgactaagagaaaagaaagaacgaGACTGATGTGTTACAGGTCAGGGGAACGTGGATCCGTAAACGCTCAGTGAACGAGCTGTCTGTAGTGGCCATGGTGTTCTCGTTCTGTAATTCTAGGAAGAGCTGCTATTCCCTGAGCCCTTGTTCCGCGTCTGCCTTATACTGACTGCTCTGTAGGCATGCGTTCATTTGGGCTGCACAGCTACCTTTTGAAGGAGGCGCTGTCACACCCTCATCACAggtaaggaagctgaggctcagagaccaggtatctggtgggggcggggggcacataGCAAGTGTGAGCAGAGTCTCACGACACAGCCTCTAAAGCCCACTCTGTCGCGGACTTTGCCTTCTAAGTGTGGGCAAGGCCCCCAACTtaggacctcagtttcctcgtaGATGGTATGTGGGTTCAAAGAAACTCTTGGCTGATTAAGTTCTGCCTTCTCTGGAACTGTCTTTATGGCCCTGCTCCCCCCCGCCTCGTGCGGAAAAGAAGCGTGGCCATGTCAGCCTCCCGAAGAAACTTTCTCCCAACGGGCAACATTCAAGCAGGGCAATTACTCCCTCCTGGAACTCAGGAAAGACCCAAAAGGGCTATTATTACTAGAACGTGTCGACCTCACCCTAGAAAGCCTGTGAACGGTCAAGGAGAGGAAGGGGTGCCCACGCTCTTACCTCAAAGAGGGCATGCCAGTTCAGGAATTCATCGGGCTTAAAAGcctgtggagacagagagaccagaAGAGGATCAGTTTcaggggaggacagagctcagcccCTGGCCCCCTAAGAAAGGTGAGGGGTCCACAGTGGCTTTACAAGCCCTCTACCAAGGCATTGATCTTTATGCTGTGGGTATTGGGGGGCAGCACTGGAGAATGGTACTTACAGCACGCAACTTGTCGATGTTCAAGAACTGAGCATTAAAGTTCTAGGCAGAGAGACGGGGCATTGTGAGGGTGGCTAAGGAGCGTGAGGAGGAGGGCACAGACTCacgctgggggcggggaggggggaagcaggaTGTTTACCTCAGGGCCTGCCGCATAATCACCGATGGTGGTTTCTTCCTGGAAAGTGAAGGGGAAAAAGCCTACTGATCACGTAAGGGCAAGTCCTCGTCCCCA
This genomic window contains:
- the KRTDAP gene encoding keratinocyte differentiation-associated protein translates to MKVPVLPAVVLLSLVVLHSAQGASLGTSEEETTIGDYAAGPENFNAQFLNIDKLRAAFKPDEFLNWHALFESIKRKLPFLNWDAFPKLKGLRSATPDAQ